CCAAAATTTATAATAATCGTATATAATAACACCACATCAGCTACACGATaggcaaaaatataatttaatctaCACCCGCTTTTACACTCTTATAAGCTCCTCATACATCATCGTCATATCCGAAATCCCTTCCTACCCCCGACCACCATGCGAGATGCCCAGCCTCCCTACccaccgctgccgccgccaccgcctccccgcCTTCAAAGTCCAACTTGCCGATGCTGTACTACGGCCTAGTCGTGGTGGGGACGGCTGCCATCGTGCTGGCCCTGTACAACCTCATCATCATCAGGTGGTGCACCAGCCGGTACCGGATCAGTCGGAGAGGCGAGCGGCTCGTCGAGGTCATGGCAGCGAGCCGGAGCTTTGAGAACCCTCACCGGAACCTCCCGTCGAGCTTCAAGTACAAGAAGGACGCGGCGGCGGGGGCTCAAGGACCGGGGAGCGAGTACGAGTGCGCGGTCTGCTTGTCGGCTTTCGAGGAGGGCGAAGAAGTGAGGCAATTGCCGCGGTGCAAGCATTTGTATCACGTGTCGTGTATCGATATGTGGCTGTATTCTCACTCCGACTGCCCGCTCTGCCGCTCGCCGGCGCACCCGCTGTCGCTGCAGCCTCGGttgcagccgccgccgccgccgccgccgccgctggaGAGCGCGCCGGAGAATTCCCGGGAGGGGTTGTTGGAGTCGGGCGTGTCAGTTTGAGGTCCCTGTATTTTTGTaggttttgtcttttttctcttcccattgtagaaaatgaaatttttgttcttttttttccgcTCGATAAATGATAAAATATTGTTGATATGCGGCTGTGGGTCCA
This region of Eucalyptus grandis isolate ANBG69807.140 chromosome 8, ASM1654582v1, whole genome shotgun sequence genomic DNA includes:
- the LOC104438151 gene encoding E3 ubiquitin-protein ligase EL5, encoding MLYYGLVVVGTAAIVLALYNLIIIRWCTSRYRISRRGERLVEVMAASRSFENPHRNLPSSFKYKKDAAAGAQGPGSEYECAVCLSAFEEGEEVRQLPRCKHLYHVSCIDMWLYSHSDCPLCRSPAHPLSLQPRLQPPPPPPPPLESAPENSREGLLESGVSV